DNA sequence from the Kazachstania africana CBS 2517 chromosome 4, complete genome genome:
TTTGCTGGTACAAATGTCGTTCAATCAAACTCAGCACTATAACGTTCGTCAGAACAGTAATACTGTTGCAAATACTAATAGCAATAATAATCCAGTTCCTAAAGGCAATGTATTGTACATGGGTGATCTAGATCTTAGCTGGGATGAACGTGTAGTGAGCCAGATCTGGGCGTCTTTAGGTGAGCCAAATGTCAGTGtcaaaatgatgaataGGTACTGTTTCATAACGTTTCTTGATTCTTTAACTGCAAGTAATGcactattgaaaaatggtatGCTCATACCCGGTTACGGAGGCAAGAGATTGAAACTGAATTGGGCTCAAGCAAGTAGTAATGCATCCAATGGTTATTCGATATTTGTGGGTGATTTATCACCGAATGTGACGGAAGCGCAGctatttgatttgtttatcaataaatacGCATCTACGGACCATGCGAAGATTGTTTATGACCAAGCTACCGGTGTATCAAGAGGCTATGGATTTGTGAGATTTAATAGCCTCATGGATCAACAGCATGCACTTTTAGAAATGCAAggtatatttttgaatggGAGAGCAATCAAAATTGGTATGACAGGTAACAAACAAGGGCAATTACAAGGACAGCAGCACCAAGGGCAACAGCAGCAAGATTTCAAAGTGCCGATACAAAGTAACACACCAATGAACCAGTCACAATTTATGTATCCAGTACAGCAACAGCCTACTTTAAATCACTTTACAGATCCAAATAATACCACTGTCTTCGTTGGAGGACTGTCATCGTTAGTCACCGAGGATGAATTGAGGGAATATTTTAAACCATTCGGTACCATTGTGTATGTGAAGATCCCCGTGGGTAAAGGATGTGGTTTTGTTCAGTACATTGACAGGGTATCAGCAGAAAATGCGATTTCCAAGATGCAAGGGTTCCCCATTGCGAACTCGAGGATCAGACTATCGTGGGGCAGATCTGCCAAACAAACGGCACTGCTACAACAACAATTATATCAGCAACAACGCCAACCTCAATTGGTTCAACAAAACTATAGTTATGTTCCTCCTCCAATGAATGCGAAACCCTCTAATAACCATAACAACTATTATTTACCGGGATTCCAAACTGCAGATGCAAGTTCATATAGTAATGATGGCGATAATAAtgatcaagaaaatataaatgtCAATGCTACGACAAACGCGTTTCAAAGATTAGAGAGGGGCAGCAACGCATCAATGTTTACTTGAGAGAACGTTTTTTATTTATGTTTTtcttagaaaaaaaatggtttaaGGTAAGGTATAGCTCATGTAATTTCCAATTCAAACATGtgtaaataaatttataaagAGTACGTACATTAATAAGgattttttgttattactCCTTCCATGCCGTCGGTGCCAATTTTCTATCCGTAGTATGTGGGTAGAAGGATTTGATCCCTGAATAAGAAAAGACACGGAATATCGAAGGATGGAAAGAACGAAGAtgagaaattgaatattgaGGGAAAAATGGTGTGATTGTTTGTGTGCAAATACGGATGGTCAGTTTTACTGTGCCCCTTAAATTCTTGTACTGAATTATGAGACTATATAAGGCTGAGATGGTTGAATCTTTGCGAGTACCAGTATGTAGTTATTGTCATCATCCAAGCCAAAAAAACAAGTTTAAGATGTCAAGCGCAGTCAAGTATTTTTATAAGGGTAACGACACTGATCTAATAGTGTTTGCCAAGTCGCAGAATGAAGTGGAGTCGTATTTGAAAGAACCAAGGCCagataaattgaatgatgtGGTGGAAGTGTTCGAAGTGTATACGACCACGAATGGTAAAGGTGCCAAGGGTGAACTGGGCACTGCATCAAAAGCACAGATTGAGAACGAATTTGGTAAGAAAATGAGGACTGAAGATGTGATTGATGTCATTTTAAAAGAGGGTCAATGTAATGGTGAAATGAACATACCTAGGGTTCAAAGATCCATGCAAGTGTACCCCTTATAGTTATGTACTGCATTTATTTTATGTACAGAATAAGAAATCTACCATTCTGCATCAAACTATGAGTTGCAcacaatatcaaatatacTCTTGAAGGCACTAAAGTTGATCCAGATGGCTTATTCAATGCCAGTGTAATCCACGACCATATAACACGTCGCCTTGTACGTtgttttgttgttttttttttgctaaGCAGAGCgatatgaaaaatttaacagagggaaaaaaaatcgatgAGCTCGATgagattttattgatatattcGAGCAGTCGAGGGTCATTTAAAGCAAAACACTGTGAATTAGAAACGTTGCAAAATGGCTGGTGATGAGATTAGAGTTAAAAACAAGATGAAGAGGCAAGCTCTCTTCGCCGAAGTCAAGGATCAAAAGAATAAAGAACGTCATACGATGAGAAGAACTAGAgctaaagaagaaagagaaaacccagaattaaaagaaaagagattGAAAGAGAATGTGACGCAGACTATTGATTCCATGAGAGTTTATGACGAGACGATAAAGGAAGCGATTGAAggtgatgaagatgatttgatgaaatttttcaataataggAATAGTAATCAACCTCCAAAGATTTTTTTAACAACAAATGTGAATGCCAAGAAGGCAGCATACGAATTTGCTAACGTACTTATTGAAGTCTTACCAAATGTCACTTTTgtgaagagaaaattcGGCtataaattaaaagaaattgcCGATATGTGTATTAAGAGAGACTTCACCGATATGGTTATTATAAATGAAGATAAGAAGAAGGTCACTGGGTTGACGTTCATGCATTTACCAGAAGGTCCAAGTTTCTATTTCAAACTGAGTTCCTATGTTGAAGTTAAAAAAATCGTGGGTCACGGTAGGCCCACGAGTCACATACCTGAACTGATCCTTAACAATTTCCAAACAAGATTGGGTAAAACTGTCGGCAGGTTATTCCAATCGATATTCCCTCAAAATCCTGAATTTGAAGGTAGACAAGTCATAACATTGCATAACCAAAGAGACTACATTTTCTTTAGAAGACATCGTTACGTTTTCAGAAATGAAGAGAAAGTGGGTTTACAAGAATTGGGTCCCCAGTTCACGTTGAAGTTGAAGAGATTACAAAGAGGTCTCAAAGAAGAAACCGAATGGGAACACAGGCCTGAAATGGAcaaggaaaagaagaaatttcacCTTTAGTAGTGAGAGAGTCAGCACTACTATCGTTATTCTCTTTCACCATCtcgaaatatttgaatattcaCTCCACGTACcttttatatatgtgtGTGTATAGCTTTATCTATTGTATTCTGTAATCCATACACCAATCTGCTCAATACGCATGTCGATGGCCTTATTGACATCCGAGAAAGAACACCGCTAGACAAGCGTTGTCTCTCTCTCCAGCACAAATGGACACGCACATTGTAGACGTACTCGCCAATACCACAGCAATATCAGATTCGACTCTAGCCATCATTAAGCTTGATTTGCACCTTTTGCTGGCTTTGGTGATGCATCATTCAAAACGATGATGTTGTTTGTTATTATAGCGCGAATTCGCTTTCAGAATTAGAAGCTTTTGGTGGTGGcgaataataaatttacaGTACAATCCgtttttgtaatttattCTTGATTATCAATATTAGAGAACAAATATCGATTCAGTGGTGTATTAAGACCATAAAATCTGACCATTCCAAGTCATTACTGTcttattttgttcatttgcgatctctctcttttttaaaagttttgaaagaacaaaaaaaaacagttTTACGTGTTTAAGGAagaaccaattttttcaattttgaatcataCCAATTTGTATTTTATTCATAGCATACTAGTTTTGTAATACTATATTTTCTCTTAATATTGCTActcaaaaagaaaaattaccaGCTTAGACAggatttgaattttcaatggattcTAGTGGTGCATCACAGATTATATCAGCACTGGAAGTAATTTATTCGCCGAAATCAAGTAATGGAGAACGTTATAAAAGTCAAGAATTCCtagataatttgaaattacaGGATGAATCCCCCTATTGGGGATACGAAATTGCCCTAAACAATCTAAATAATTATATTGTCAAGCATTTTGGTCTCGGTTTGTTGTCAAAtgcattgaaattgaaatggAATGACTACGATTTCGAAAAAAGAGTTGCCCTGAGGAAATGGATCATGGAATTGAATTATAGAGTTCAAGATCAAGATCCAAGGTACATTATGGAAAAATTGGCCTTTCTTTGGGTGGAAGTCGCCAAGAGATCATGGGGTGAAGCCTTGAAGGGGAACGACCCTTCTGAACAATTATTGTTGGAATCATGGGTCGATATGGATGctaatttgaatgaactTTGGAATATTAGTAAAGCTTCAAGAGAATTGACCCTAATCATCTTTCGAATCCTATTCGAAGATGTCTTTCTACTAGACGATATGATCGtattgaaaaggatgaCTATCATTCAACCGCTTTGTGTCATGTTAGTTTGTCCATTCGATATATTCgcatcaaaatataaatttacGGAAAAATGGACCCTTTTCAAAGCAAATCAAGATGGTTGGTTCTCATTATGGATTTCAGAGTTGAATAGTGCATtaagtgaaaaaaattctgaATATATAGTCAGATTGCTGGAAACTCTGAAAACATGCTTAAATTGGCCACTGAGTGATGTTATCATCAATAGTGACATTATCTTGACTCTATTGCAATGTTGCCTAAGTAATATTCCAATGGCTCAGTCTATGGCATTAGATTCTATCCATATCATTTTAACTCGTCCGTATAGTAATGAGgatcattatcaaattataATTAATAAAGTATTCGGTAATATGGATAGTCTTGCTAAAGTTTACGATGACTTACAATTTAATCCGAGAGATGGTGtagatgatttcaaataccCTGTGgtgaaaaaatttgttgataTGATAAGTTGTCTTTACGTTTGTATCTTCAAAGTTGATAATGACAATCATGAAgtagaaaaatatttaaaactTGTCTTAAAGGCAACATTTAATCCAAGTTTGATTGTAAGTGGATTAACCTTAGATTTATGGTGTGCCTGTCTCagaaatgatgaatttttacCACTGTTACATGATTTCATAATACCGGAATTGTTACAATTTTCTGCTGATACTTTACTTTATTATGAAGAGATTCCGGATCATATATCAAAGACTTTTGCTGATATTGATTTCCAATCAAAATCTGAATTTCAATCATTTTGTTCAAGttatagaaaaaagattaGAGATATTATTAGATTGATTTCATGTGTAAAACTGGAATATACTTACGATTGGTTAAACTCAAGATTGAATAACTATTTCAGTTCTTCATACGGGCAACAGGTTTTAAACTCAACCTTCTTGAATGTCAAATCTGAACCTTACTTAAGTGCTTTATCTCAATTTATGATCATTGAATGTTTTATTAATGGTTGTATACGATGGAAAATTTGGTATACTGGTCCCGATGATTATCAGGATAAATTAGATGacattttaaaaaaattagaaatcCTTTCAAATCAACTAATAGCATTAAACATCAAAGATCCTCTATTgttaaagaaagaaattcaaaactttGCTTTATTCTTAACCATGTTAAAGGATAATGTATTATTCACTCTTCTGGAAAGGATCATAACTACAGCAACAATGGACTATCCAACTGTTGATTTAGAAGAACGTTCAGACCAATCAGAAGCTGTGAGGGAATTGAGGTATGCATGCGGTATAGAATTGAATAGAATGGCATTATTAATGCCTGAATCATTGAAGGCAATTTATCCAGATCTTGAGAGTGTAGTCGCAAGAATAATGCCAAATTTATCGTATCATGAAAAGatatcatttaaatcatttttattaacaATTGTTTTGAAATCCACTTTAGAgggaaaagaagaaaaatttgcaGAGATTGTCGATCCAGAGTTAATTGCATGGTCCGATAAAACTACGGTTGTTGGTTTATCGGATTTGCCCTGGTTTATGGAAAGAGTTGGTATAGTTCAAATAGCAGAATATTTCCAGAAAAGAGgtatcaatgaaaatagtgaTCTACTTTCTATtccaattgatgatgaaggcaaaagattgaaaaatgatttaacCAAGCATTGGCAAGCATTATTTCCTGTACGTGCAACCAGAATGTTCGTTCATTATTCAATGCAAAGTGTGAAGACTGATGAAGAGCTAAAAATGTTACAAGATATGTGGCGTCCTAGAATTGTACCCATCCTACCATACATTTTAAGATTACTTTATCAATTGCAATCATATCCAGATCCGGATAATTGGAAAGAATTACCTTCAGTAGTTCAATCTTTTGTTAAATACTCTACGgttgaaagattttggGAAGCTGGTGCTTCCAATAAATCCAAGgatgaatttattgatgaacATATGAAAGCTATGCAAACTCCAAGAGATTTTGCAGATTCAGTGGGGCACATTATTAGATATACTAGGGAATATACTCTATTGGTCCTAAACGCTATTTCCTCCCTAGGAAgtgttttttttgaaattgatgaactTCCAAACTTattaattgattcaattGCCTTACGTAAGCCAGACAGCAATATTATAAGTCCCGGTGTCTCTACACACGGTTGGAAGCATATACTAAATGTTGCCATTCGtccaatattgaaaaactgTCCAGAAGAATGTGCAGCTAAATTTATGTCAAATTTCCTGCCgaaactttttgaaattttagatACAATATTGTGTGATAAATGGTCAAGAATTATGTTAGAGCATGATGTAAATCCTATTTCGATTGACAATGAGGAAATAACAGAAGAAATATTGGAAGAGAATCTACTGAGACAGTTGACCACCGTCGTAGTATTGATTCTTATTGATTGTGTTGGACAAGGTGGTAGCAcgaaatcaaaatttaattcaCATCAAATTATGATGAGAAAGATAATATTCGATGATGTGAACGTTTTAGCCccatttttaaaattgctAACTCACATTATATCATTTAAAGATAGCAAATGTTCATTCAATGCTATcttaataatgaaatcatcattGAGTGATgttgtaaataaaaatgatgatgttgATGAGTTTTTCACTAAAGAAGTAATGAAAACTTTATTGCACGTACTTTCGAgtcaaaattcaaacaaaGATTCCTTTTATGAAGGTATGTACGTGTTCACAGTATTATTTTTGACTCTTTACAGACAGTACAAATCAGCAAGAGAATACTTCTATGAATTATCACATGGATATAATATAGAGCAACTATATGAAAGTTTGAGAGCTGTTGATAATTATAAAACTCAAAAGACCTTAATgcttgaattttttgattggATGAAACAGGTCGATGGCCATGTAActgataatgatgacaGTCATGCAGCACAAGAAAGGAAGAGGCAAGAAAAGAGAGAGGCAAATTTGAGGAAagcaaatgaaaaattggtacaaaaaaataaagaagcAGGCGATTTATTAGATGATCCTAGTACTGAAAATGCTGCATTTGGTAATCTCTTTGGATCGACTGTTGAatgattttcttgataaagTTTAAATAtgattaaagaaaattatttatgCATGTTAAGATATAATTCATAtaattattacaaattcttgattttattataatgAACGTTCAGTTACATTTTATAATACTTAGAATTTCTACAGAAACGATATTTTCCCATTAGctgacaaaaatttttgatacgTTAAAATGTTTAGTTACTTATAATATGATACATGTACTATATAAgaattgaaggaaaatatTAATCTTAACAATTTGAGAAACAAAGTACCAGAGTCTATCTTCTGAAACCGCCTCTGGAACCACCTCTGGAACCACCACGGCCACCGAAACCACCTCTGGAACCACCGCGGCCACCGAAACCACCTCTAGAGCCACCACGGCCACCGAAGCCACCTCTGGAACCACCGCGGCCACCGAAACCACCTCTGGAGCCACCACGACCACCACGACCACCGAATCCACCTGGAGCAGAacttctcttcttcttagGTTTTGGCTTTGGTGGACCAGCAACCTTTGGCTTTGGAATGAATCTTTCGATAGGCAATAGCTTGTCTGGAGAAATGTAGAACTTGTCACCTTCTTTGAAACTAGTAGCTTGAACACCTTCTGAACATTTAATAGTGAAGAAAACTTCGTTTAATGGACCTAGAATTTCATCTACTTTGCCCACCTGAGTTTTGTTCTCTAGATATATTGGAGCGTTGAAATAAGGAACCTTTGTGTTAATGGAACGACAAACAATGTCACCTTCACATGGATGAATGAAAGCACCCATTTCTAAAACAGTATCTGGTGGACCTTGTTGAATTGGTCTACCACCAAAGCCACCTCTGGAACCACCACGGCCAGCAAAGCCGCCTCTGGAACCACCGCGGCCACCTCTGTTACCACCTCTAAAACTCATTGTATTGTTGGCTTATATATCAAGTATGAAACGTGTTTCGACTGGAAGAAGCTAACTGAATTTATACTTCTATTGAATCAGAGTGTAATACactaatttatttttttttcgacCTCATCGATaatctttacaaaaaatttttcactcGACTAGGAGCGAGAATTTGAACAGCTACACGTGACATAATAAAGTCTTTGGAAATTGCTGAAGTAATTGCGCATGAGACTATAGTGACTTTAGTTTGAATATGTAGATGCATTGTAGCTATTATATAACGTTATAAGTGTAGGCAGAGACCGGAATATTGGAGAAGGTTATTGTACGATCCATATCAATCGGAATGTTTTGCGTTGATGATTTGAGAAAAGCGTGCTTACTAATGTAATAATCTTTGGATAAATGCCGGCAGTATGTTCTGAAAGTCCTGTAATGGAAATAAGCTTGCTTGCTGAGATTCCAATTTGTTTAGaccttttttcttttaagtTTGTTCTTGGCCATTTCCTGTTTACAGTCTGGACAGTACCAAGTTCCCTTTGGGGGCTCTTTTAGATTGACGCATGCATAGTGGAACCATTCGTATTTGCAATGCGGACCATCACATGCAACCATTTCGCCATATGATACACTTTGGCAGAAACAGTAGAgttttttatcttcttcttcttcttcctcattttcattacctccagaaaataaatctcCACTAAAACTGTCAACTTCAGCATTGCTTTTATCAGGACTGGATAACGCAGACTTTTGATCTTGTCTAGCTGAGGTGCTTTGTTTTAAAAGAGACGGAGCCTTGAGTTGcctttttttctttaacaGCGGTGGTACAGATGATGAAACTGATGGGGATGCccttctttttctctcaGATGTTGTACTCAATACTGAGCTCTCTCTTGATAACTCTGTTCTGATATCTTgatcttcatcttcttccattgGAGCTAAGACACCATCTTCCTCCAGTATTGTAAGATTTCTCTCCAGTTTTGAGAGGTGTTTTGCCACCATAAACAATGCTGTATTGGCTAGCTtgcatttttctttctgtaATGACAACATCTCTTTCAGTTCACTCTGCATATCCCTATTTAGCTCGCTCTCGTTAGGGTGTTCTGCTATTGCGCCATTTTGCTTTATAAACTTCTGTATTTGCGAGTCCTTTTGCATATACTTCTTTTGATGTTCCTGAATATCACCATCGTTTGCACCTATTTCTTCATAAGCATGATGAAACTCTGCTTCTAAATTTGAGATATCCTGGAGTGTCTGCTCTAACGCTAAACTAGGATCCATGATAAAAACTCCACGAGTCAGTTATCCCctattgaaatttgttGTTATTAATGATGTTTCCCATTACTTTCAGAATTTCTCGCTTAAGTAGCCTATCTAttgatttttatattcacTGCGGACAAACAAAAgtagaaaaatataaaaagacTCACAAAACGTGACAAGGCTATGAGGACCATAATTGTGCTGCTCTTATATGCAGCTTATCTTGAAATCATTCCTCCAAAAGATACCTCCTATAAAGAGATGAACGTTACAATGATTGtagaaaaaaaggaaaaataaaCGTCACAGACAGGATTCGAACCTGCGCAGGTAAAACCCAATGCCTTAAcagctttttctttgaaatagCAGGGCATCGCCTTAACCACTCGGCCACTGGGACAAttcgaaatttttataaaaaatattatccTTTATTGTCTAAAAGGAACTACACCCATCCACACAGCAGACTCACATTTAGCAAGTATTCATTATCTACTACTGCAATCATTAACACTACGGTATGTAAGCGACATGATTTCTCATAAAACTGGAAAGTCTTTGGAAGGAGCGTTTGATGGGTCTACAATATTAAAGCACATGCAGCTAGACGAGAATATTATGGATTGGCAAATGACAAAGAAGAATGTTAATACTACAAGTTAAcataaaaagaagattcgCCGCCTGTATAAAAACACGGAACCCATACAACCTCGTACAACTGAcaagttgaaattttctacCATACGGTCGAGGAGAAGTGCCATGAACATTTAAGATATAAAATGACCTCATCTagtatcaagaaaatatctCTTCCTCCCTTCTTGAAGATGCTTTTTatgtaaaaaaaatgggGAAAATATCGCTTTTTAGTATTTTGGTTCAATACTGACCTCACACTTCATTTGTTTGGCTTCTTATAACTAACTCCTAGATCCTATTTATTAccataatttcatcaattagCAACTTTTTaggagaagaaaagatgacTGTCGGTCAATATACTGTGTAATACGTGCTGCTGTTCGTCTGATTCCTTCTACATTTGCGCTCTTGTCAGGAAACTTCCgattttaaatatttctcaGACAAAACGTAAAAAGATGGCTACGTCCAAACTCCTGCTGtaaattgaatttcaattatacattattattactgaATATATGATAAAATAACGACATACACTATGATTGGCAAAGTCATACTTTTGAATTATAAAAACCTTTCGCCTTCGGAAAAGTGAAGCAAGCAATGCAATTTTAAGTTGCTTTGTTGCTAAAATTACGTTTGCCAACAGTCTTGAGCACCCAATTACGTGGGACTAAAAACTTGAACGTCTATATTTCACAGAACAAATAATATCTAACCTCACATTCTATCAACTGGAGTTATCCCCAGTAGTTTCATACCATCATTCAGAACAATCTTAGCTGCTAAATATAGGGATAGTCGAGACCTCGCTAAGTCATTGGGTTGACCAGCAACCCACAAAACATCGTAACACTTAGAAATAGCATGGGCTAACTTGAATAAATAGGTTACCACTATAGAAGGTTCATGATTTTTTAAGGATTTGCTTAAGATATCTGGATAATGTGCCAATATTTTCATAAGTTCTAACGCTTCTGGTTCACGTAGAAGGCCgaaatcaatttcttgtacCTTTCCAAATGAACTGATatccatatttttctcaattgaGGCCAACCTACTATGAGCATATTGCAAATATGGGCCTGTATCTCCCTCAAATGAAAGTATCCTTTCCCACTGGAACTTATAGTTATTTATTCGTTTCGACTGCAAATCTTGAATTATCACTGCAGAAATGCCTATAGAATCTGCCACATTTTCTGgttcttctatttttgaaagcttATTCACGTCATTCCTTATAATTTTCAGTACCCTGCTCTTGGCCTCTTCTAAGATATCACTAAGAAATATAACGTTTCCTTTTCTTGTAGACATTCCTTGAACCATTCCGAAGTTGACATGGCTTAAATTGTCAGCCCATGGGAACTGTAGCAATTTTAAAATCTCAAACAGCTGCCTCGCATATAAATCTTGCTGAGATGCTATAACGTAGATCATTCTGTCAAACTTGTAGTTAGTATAGCGGTCAATAGCGGCACCTATATCTCTCGTGAGATACAATGTAGTTCCATCAGACTTCTGTATGAGCACCCTACCcatcttttcattatgTTTGCTCAgatcaacaatttttgcCCCTTTATTCTCATAAATGCAACCTTTGTTGAGGAGTGACTTCAGCGCAATTTCAATAGAATTCTTGGACACTTCCGATTCTCCAGAATATACATCATACTTAATGTTTAGCCGTCTGTATGTATTAACGTAACTTTCAATCGAAAGTTTGCGGAATTTCTCCCAAAGTGACAAGGCTTCTGGGTCACCAAATTCCATTTTCCTGAAATATTCACGAGCCTCATCATCAATAGTCCTACCTAATACAAGCTTATCTTgcattttttcattatctcTGTCCTTGTTAATGGATAC
Encoded proteins:
- the KAFR0D04890 gene encoding uncharacterized protein (similar to Saccharomyces cerevisiae YDR341C and MSR1 (YHR091C); ancestral locus Anc_5.393), encoding MIELFERSFYNTALTRNRSALSTIHSCSYKVHAIISIVHKKCGLSTSPLKRNLTFRLQQEGIEIPKNVDGSRQGENIIDLLRNYISQELSKISHLHPNNIFSAIERSKNVKNGDLLIPIPKLCSKGDNARELAIQWSKNFPRNQILHEVKSNGHFLQFFISPSLLSNVLLPYILQSRDKYGSQFLEDRKTILIEFSSPNIAKPFHAGHLRSTIIGGFLSNLYEKRGWNVVRMNYLGDWGIQFGLLAVAYRKYGNEQLLKENPINHLFELYVSINKDRDNEKMQDKLVLGRTIDDEAREYFRKMEFGDPEALSLWEKFRKLSIESYVNTYRRLNIKYDVYSGESEVSKNSIEIALKSLLNKGCIYENKGAKIVDLSKHNEKMGRVLIQKSDGTTLYLTRDIGAAIDRYTNYKFDRMIYVIASQQDLYARQLFEILKLLQFPWADNLSHVNFGMVQGMSTRKGNVIFLSDILEEAKSRVLKIIRNDVNKLSKIEEPENVADSIGISAVIIQDLQSKRINNYKFQWERILSFEGDTGPYLQYAHSRLASIEKNMDISSFGKVQEIDFGLLREPEALELMKILAHYPDILSKSLKNHEPSIVVTYLFKLAHAISKCYDVLWVAGQPNDLARSRLSLYLAAKIVLNDGMKLLGITPVDRM